The DNA window AGAAATGCGATTCCGTCCCATCGGGACGCGTGCTTTCGATCGTGCGGTTGTCTCACCCTTCACACATGAGTGAATTTCGCTCGGCGTTCATCCCTGATTGACAGGAAAGCGGGATATGTGTGAGGATGGAAGAGCGTTCAATGTAGCGTCCAACTTATCCTCTACTTTGTATCTTTTTCGTTCTCAATGAGATTACGTGGCATTTTGCGAGCGAAATCTAGCATTTCGGCCGCGTGTGTGGTTCATTTTTTAGAATTCCGAAAAAATATACAGCTAACCGTAATGGTGATAGCGGGAAATCGGATACACGTGGACAAGCGGATTTTGCTCTCGCAATCGGAGGATTTAgcttaaaatagaatttcctCGCGCGGAGTGGACTGCTTGGATTTAAGCAGCGGCTCGTTATCAATTCTCGTCGAATCCAGGTCTGACTGAATGGGTTCACCGCTGTCAAACTGTCGATGTACGTTTCGCAGAAGCTCCGCCGGTACGTACTTCAGCGAAGATCCCGCTTTGACGATGAAAGACGATATTAATTTCGTCGTTTGCTCACGACCTTATTTTACAAGCATCTCGTGGGTTGATCACGGAAATCCCGAGAATGggaattttctttcaaaatacgTTTCCATTTGATCCCATTTCTGAGGCTTATTCAAAAGCCTCTTGAACAGAATCGATTAACGTCCGGAACATCCGTACCGTCGCTTCGTGCTTTTCCAAATAATGATGTTTGCCACTGAATATCACATTGAGAGATCGATTTTTCTCGACAAAGAAATCCTTTGAACTAGAATCTGCGAGCACCTCTTCTTTCTGGTAAAGCGAGCGCTTCACTCTGTACGCATGAACGGATGAGGCGTTATTCTGGGGATGCAGTCCGGGGTTGATATCCGGCGATAACGCGGCTTTCCGGGAACGTGAAAAGGAGCTTCGAGAGGTTTGCGGGTGAAGACCATTCGTGAAGAAGGCTCGATAAGTGACcggtttctttttcttcgggTCGTCGGTTCGGCCTCGatactctttctctttctccctctctctttctctctctctctctctctctctctctctctctctctctttctttggaAGGCTCTGCAGTCTTAGATTTCCGGCCGATACTTCTCCAATCCACCCTGGAAAAGTCGTAGCAGAAACCTTCGAGCGTTACCGATGCGAAAGAAAGACGCGGTCGATTTCGTTCGCGAGCCCGATGCTCGCTCGAGGAGAATTTTTCAATGAACTCCACTTTCGCAACAACGATTCTCTGAATAGCAGACTAATCGATCGTTCCGCGTATTGATTGATAATCTACAATATCGTATTTCTCGCTTAAAATCGCAAAATGGCACACTGCTGGTCGCCATCGGCGGAAAAGCTTatcaattatacaatattaatgacTATATGAAACGCTTTCTTGTTAGCTATTACTTCAAacgtttgaattttaaattttcagataataattttcttcgtaatttttttcctcttaaATTTACACACAAGCACGTGAAGCAAGAACGTTAATAACGAAATAATTCGTTAAAACAGCACGGAAGAAACAAATAACAGCTTCGGCTGAATAAAATTCGTAACCTCCATCGATCACGCCAATAACCTACCCAATTGCACGTCGACGGGGTGCAACAGCAACGGAATAAAATGGTCCATCTCTGGGACGGACGATCGTAAATACAGATCGCGCCCAATAAAACAGGGACGCCAGCTAAGTTTCAGAGATCGACTTGCGAAAGGGAAAAGGGGtagaggaagagagagcggGAGAGAATGCTCTACGGAAGGGTTATAAATTGTGACCGGGAACGCGGTACAAAagggacgacgacgacgacaacgacagGATTGTGCACCGGGCTGAGTATTCGAAGGGAGTGAAAACACTTGTGCACTGACGCTGCTGGCAACTGACTACTTGCTCTACTCTTAAGTCGCAGTACGAGAATGCGGGCgcaaggaaaaaaagagaggctCTCTCCAAGTCCTGCCAAGTCGTGGACAGGCGCGCGCATAATTAAAGGCTCGCGTAAATAAATTCTGTTTCACATACGCCATTCGTTCGTCCGCGAACGTGCGTTGATCCATTTCATCGCGTTATATTCATCACCGCCGCGAGGGCGGAAGCGAAAACACGGTAAATCGAAACACACCTAGGGCCGCACGCCGCTCGCCGATTTTACATGGGGATTTACTGGATCTGCGTTACCCGCGTTACCACCCACGGCAAACTGAATAGCTCAATAACTGTCGGGTTTTCCCTTTAGTGTCGGTGCTCGCGGTGATTAAAAACGACGCTTGCCATGGCTCCGCGAGTGTATTGCGATGAGCCGTGTATTGAAGTACCTCCGCGCGCTATCATCAAATAAAGCGTGTCACATAAAGCAAACGCACGTACATTTTACATGGCACAGCcacatttcatatattttaattttcggtatgtatatgtgtttcgttttttttttcacactgagagaattttctcttaaaaattacccttaaaatcgtggtaattgtgagacagcGTAAACCTCGAAgacttttattatacttttaacaaaatttactaaaattttattaaagttttagtaaattttgttaaaagtatagtaaaattcttcgaggttcacgttgtctcacaatcaCCACAATTTTAAGGGAAAATTCTCTTCGTGTGCGTTTCCACAAAACTGTTTTTCGTTTAGaaacgttatttatttaatagtttcaacatttttctattatatttgctCTCTTTTCCGTCGCTTATTCAACGATCACGTTACACATTTTGCGCGGACAGGACGAGATACGACGTCGTCGAGGATCTCAGATATGCCGAACAAGCGACAAATTTTGTGGATGAACAAATTTTCATCGGAGGAACTCATTTGGCAGGTTATCCTTCCGCGCGCGCCCGATATATCGATTTAACGGCGAGCCGATAAACCGCGGACGAATGCGATTATGTCGGAAATAATGCAGCAAGCGGCTCGATGACCGTGCGCTCTCGTTGCACGACCGCCAACGCCCGGTGCGCAATAACGCACTCACGGGGGTTTTCGTTGAAAATGGGAggacgagaaaaaaaaaagaccgaTCGATTGAATGAAGAGAGGCTCGATACATCGCGCTCGCGTTCGATGATTACGCAGGCCGATCGTATTTCTTCGCGGCAAAACGTCCAAGCGTAATTTCGCAGGCGTGTAAATCATCGGAATTGAAATTGATGAATCATTAGCTCCCTCCCACACGCGCTTTCGAGCGGCGCCGCGCCGTGGCCGTCGAGCGTTTAATCGACGCGgtcgtaaaaattaattttgcactGCGACGCGAATTATTGTTTACGGATCGCCGGCAACCAACGACGGCgagattaatatttgtttctatTCGCTTTGTGCATAGGTATTGTATAGTTATTAGCTATCGTAATCAGATCAGAGATCGgatgtaatttattgttacgCGTAACAATAAATAGGCATATGGAGATAGATACATCATTATCGCGTAATCAATAATCGCGATCGATGCTTGTTAATTGATGTTGATATTACAGTTGCGTTATTAGTATTTGACGAAATAGCCATGTTAGTTTTCATTACATTAATTTCTATCTCGAATCGATGGAGGGCAAAAAATTACTCTTTTATCTCGGCTTGTTTTAAGACTTGGATTATTATGCTCGCAAAGTTCAAACTGAGGTAAAACCAAAAGCAGGATAACCTGATGATGAAGGTAAGGGGAAGGacggaatatattttaaaagtttcaaaagGGAGAACCTTTTTTAGATGGAGGCAGCTTtacttccttttttttgtgaGCTCTGACAATTTCCTCGacttttttatgtacttggtAAGTTAATTCGAGAATTTTAAAACAGTAAAGTAACGCCAAATCTTAATACCTAAAACAAGCagatatgtacaaaaatatctctCAACATTAGTATAactattcaaattaaaatgtatttacattaaaacatttatttataataaaacaagttttaataaattttcagttttaatttacaatttaatcattaaaaaatatataatatataaaataataaaataaatgtatatgcctataattattgcatcaaaatataaaaatacgctGATATAAGATACAattgttactttatttttaatatatatatatatatatatatatatatattcatttttttaaaatagtaacaaGATCTTAAAtctattatattcaataaatcaCTATccaatcttttaatttcaataaaaccgGTAAGctacaattaaatgtaaatactacccgggaaaaaatattcatatctcatcatatatgatcatatatatttggtcatatctggtcatatatgaaaattggccagatatgataaaaaataatttgctattattatatatgatcatgTCTGATCACATACGATCAGGCACAAACATACATattcgtattaaaaatatccgtCCATACATAATCTAATCTAgccatatataatttgataaccTCCaacattatcatatttattcatacaaattttgatataatcaCATATAATTGCGTGTAGTAATTTGTcactatatattaattttcaataatgcGTGGTTATTCACAATtataagtgtgtgtgtgtgtgtgtgtgtgtgtgtgtgtgtgcatggtGAAAGGCGAGCAGCATCCAACtcttaataagaaaatttacagGATTGAtaggtttttaaaaaatatacatatttattttttaaattaatacaaattgtttttttaatacctatttttctagaatttatattattgcaatatctTTTAAACTGAGAACTGTGTGGAAAATTTTGTTCCAGATAAacgagttttattatttagaaataaattataatggtaaaaattattttatacgattGATTGTAGTGAAAATATGCACACCAAAAGTCTGAAACATGCTACCGGTATAAACGACAGAAgtgttgaaataaatagaaattttctttcaagtaatttgtttgaaaatattgcatatatttttggCTCGGACAtacgattaatattattacttattaaaaaagagcatttttttcttataacatTAACAACTATCATGAAAATTAGGATGAATAcgaaaaaaatgtgataaattataaGCATTATATACTTCTTTCATGgttcatatttttttgaaagtaagagtaacacaaaataaaaaagtactgTAGaagttatgaataaaaatacgtacgGCAGGTATAGAGATAATGAAGTAAAATTATCTACATCATTCTTATAGTACCAGTCTGTTacatgttgaaaaaaaaacgttgttTAGCCTCATTGCGAGTAGCTTTCGATTGTATGAAAATGGTATGAAACAGTTATGATatgaaacaatatatatataaaagttcgTCCTTACTGTTATACCcccaaaaacaaattttctccacatattagatataatcaaATCACTATAAGTCTTCTTTATATAATCTGaacttaatatatttgtactttATGTGACTtcaatacttaataattaaatcacagaagaaaaaaaagaaaatatattgagaaaaacattaattatgcTCTATTTTTTcgttcttgtaattttatctCAACTAATTTCTGAGTCATCGACTTCTTTATATTATCCGTTGAATTCACCGTCCAATGCTTTTTTTcagcaattttttttgagtattctgtaaataaaatttatgattaaaataaaataacatccATAAAAAGGtgtaatcataaaaaaattggaaagaaTTGATACTCTACGTATAATAGCATTTTTTGCTCGTTGATGCATAGGTTCAACTACTTCCTGTCGACACTTTATTTGCGCACGGCCCGGTTGACCAGTGAAGGTGCATTTAAGAAGggcttcttttttaaaaactccaTCAAGAAGTTTGCGCGCAATATGGGTCGCTTGCGACGAACTTGATAAGGCGTATCGTAAGACCTTtcttttgcagaaaatattgttttgcaaGTGCACCATCTGAAAATATATGAACAAAGTAAAGGAAATGTTACCGGAAAgtaattatgaattaaaactCAATTGActcagaaaaaataattagtaaaaaatatatttattgaaattaattgagTTGCAGATATTaacatttgcaataaaatattctcataAAATGAATTGTATGAATGTATACAGAGTATTTCCAAAGCACTGTAACACTGTAACCAACCGCTCATGAGAAaatagatgggatcgagaacGAAAATGTCCTTTATTTTGCgatatttgcaataattaagttattaaatattatagtcaTGCAAATAAGAGAAAAGCGGTGGAGAAAAGCGCACGGCCCGTCTGAACTAGAGACCTTCTAATAAGAGTTCCCTTATTTATATTCcttatttcttcttattatatttcttctgATTCCCTTCTAATAAGAGTGGTCATAAGAATGCCAATTTTTGATTGATCCGACAATTTGCATCAATTTTCTATGGACTACCTCTAGCATGTGCGTAAACGCATCAGAAAAACCTATAAGgttacagagagagagaaagagagagagagagagagagagagagatatgtctttctctctcaaagaATTTTGATGCAAGCGTTTTTATGGCCAGATTCTTATTAGAGGGTTTCTAGTCTGAACTATAGTACGGTCTAATGTATCGGCATTAGCTGCGCGATGCGTTGCCCTTCTCCTCGCCGCTCGCTACCCTTCACATCACCGCGCTTCTCTCTACCGCATTCTTATTTGCAggactttaatatttaataattccataatttttgcaaatgtcGCAAAATGATAGAGAACATTTTCATTTACCTCGATCCCGTTTATCTCTTCACGAGCATTAGTCACTGCTTTGAGACATCCTGTATAATTggttttatcaatattttaaatttgaacattttttattgaaaaaatatcaatgtgAACTATGCAaacgtattatatattatataaaataaaaattttattatggtcaaaaatttgaaacaacTTGAATAATTTCCTTCCTTCTACAAACTTTATCaatcaaaaagaaatgttaatatcattaatcctacctataattattataaagaaataaataaacttcgAATTAATCGATCTTAACActaatgtgaataaaaataatatttataaaagtgagTAATTGCATTACTTTTCAATACTTATGCACTTACTGAATCGTCAAAATTTGGCCCAAAAAGTTGTTCATCATCATCAAGATTATCAAATTCGTCATCTTCTAATTCTTCATGATACTCTAATATTTGACGTGGTAGTCTTTCCTGCGGCAATTTTTGTTTGGGCATTTCATCAACAATAGAATTCTCTGATTGTTCCGATGGAGTAGTTATAACATTTTTGAGTGAGCTATTTGACAAATTCTTAGGTGGGCTATTTGACAAACTTGTTGGACTCCAATTATCTGCACTGGACAAAGTAGCTTcctaaaataatcaaaattacagataaaatttaggcaagatatttaaaaaaatttaatttagtatttttatattaagagaaaaaaatattttgaaaaacagcaaatattttagcatcattatgtatttttcattGCAAGATttgaatctaatattttacatcatataattaatattttcttccaaaaataattattattttaatcacatgcatattctaaaaaaaagttgaataatatttaacctGACGGTTATCCTTAAAGTTGATTTCGTCTTCACTTACAATACTTAGATCTGATTCGCTGGAATACtgtttgttaaattttgtatttggaTTTACcattctataattaaataaaatacgaaatataaaaaaaaatttattatgtgtattacaaagaatattaataaagaaataataaaacttttaattgatattttatcctTTAATTTGTGAAgaacttactttttttttactggaTCTATTTTagctttctttttatttttcaagttatTTGATGGCAAATCCCTCCTTGGATTTTTTCGTGATCTATTTGAAGTATTCATCACGACATTTGGTGATGATTTTGCTGGTATTTTTCTATTCATCGAGGCCCGAACTTTTTTCatttcatcttttaatttctgtttatcatctaacaaaaaatacgtttgaagtatgaaatatttatatccataatttgtgtaaaatatttgttatatagttattcagtaaaaaatttttcaataataaaacactTTGGCTAATATAAGTGAATATATAACCTTAAAAATACTTTGGCTAATATAAGTGAATATATaaccttaaaaattatattattacttttattaacataagagcttaagtttatttttaggaTTTACATATGGACatataaatgtgtattaaaattgataatataatcTTACCTGAATGCATTAAGATTTTCccatcataaatttttttattataaacaaattttattatatcacccGATTTCACAGTTCCCACATCGCAAATTGCGTAATTCTCTTCGAGAATTAGAAGAGAATTGTCTGCTGAGCATTCAATtaagaacattttaaaatttttgaaggtataataaacaataattacacttatagtgaaaaattttattgcatcgACAATATCACACGTGGTCACCCGGTCGCCGTACGCACGTAAAGCAACACTACACTATTAATGGCCTCAACCTAAACTGACTTATTGTTAAGGCCCCTGCACACACTTTTGTATAAAGCATAACATAAACgcataagaaattcgattgcttgaatttcttatgcactttgcttatcaatttgcttatgtacatacgttatgTGTTAAacgtgttttatatatttgaccatatttattaaagtatgcATTTATTGACAACTTTGTCGATTTGAGATTgttggaaatttaattaaatttgttgagGTAagctataattaatttataatctataaaataatattaaaagctagtgcatatgtaataaaaaaataaatttgctttgcagacaataatttttaactaaatcaataattaactCATAAAATGTCATCATCAGATGACGAGGACGAATCTCCcaagaagaaatataaaagttgGTTAGAAAATGATACTGTGTcggtatgtatacatacaattCATAttcagcaaacacaaagtatatataattataatgcgTAAAATTCATGATAATATAGAGATATAaatcgcaaaaaattatttttataatttgagcCAAAAATATAGTAGTCAattcttaaagattttaatcttctatttataatattaattgatattattaattaatgaatctTAAACTATATCatcataatcataatttaccaatgtaattataatatttaattttttattataaaatagcaaCAAAATGAGATTCTAgatattcttgaaatagatgaaaaatttaaaatctaagATCAccttttataaatgtaatttttgtaaatatacattGCAGGTACCGCTCAGAACAATTCAACGATGGCAGTCAAAGACAGGAGATGCCAACATTCCTATTACTAACCATGATAATAGTAATCTAAGGACAAGTGGCTCTTCTATTAATTTCCCAGAAAGTGATATTGAAAATCTTGATTCTGATGATGTAACCATATCAAGTACCTTAACTTCAGAGAATGGAAGTGAGATTTTTGATGTGGAGAGCAACCATGCAGATAACACAAGCAGTAGTGATAGTTTTGAAAATGAGAGTGATTCTAATGACATGAATAATAGGGAAGATGATAGCAATAATGATCATCAGCCTAGATGTCAAAATAGTAAGctagatttattattgtataaaaatagtcGAATGACTCTCGACGAAAGTATTTTAACTCTCTTAGAATTATACGTACAACATAAATGGACTAAAGCTAGTTTGAAAGACACTTTAAAAATGTTGCATAAAATGCtaccaaataataataaattaccaaaAACCGTTTTCAAATTGTTTCAATATGTTCAGAATTTGGCACCATtgtttagtattattaaacacttctactgtaaaaaatgtttaaattactGCAGTGCTGATACAAGAGTATATGAATGTTTTTCGTGTAATGCAAACGATAAAAGTATTTCTTGCTTTTTCGAAATTGACATTTGTAAACagataaaatatctattcGAAAAACGAAATCttgcagaaaaattaaaaccgcTATTGTTAAGACCCGACAATGGtcaaattaatgatattacgGATGGTTCAGAATATATTCGAGTTAATTCTAGAGAAGATAAACAAAAGTACGATTTAACATTGGTGTTAAATACAGATGGTCTGTCATTAGTCAAAAGTGCAAAAAGTCATTGTTGGCCTCTAATGTTTATTATTGCAGAACTTCCCGAACACTTAAGGGAATCATTTCTTATTACTATAGGACTTTGGTATGATAATTCGTGTAAACCATTAatgaatacttttttaaaaccaTTTTGTGTGAAATTAGAACGATGTTTTCAAGAAGGTATCAGTTGGATCCATCCACGAACAAAAGAAACATTCGTTACAAGAGTAGTAGCTCCTTTGATAATAGCCGATGCACCAGCAAGAGCTCAATTGCAAAACATTTTGAACTTTAATGGTCGATATGGGTGTAATATTTGTGAAATCAAAATGAAACAagccaaaaatattaatggtCAAAAAACTTTTCGCATCTATCCTTTTCCTGATCAAAACAAAAAGCTAAGAACTGGACAAAGAATGCAAGCTCAAGCTCAAAAGCTACTCCGAACAGGTGACGTTCATGTTAAAGGGGTAAAAGGACATTCTATTATTTCCAATCTTCCTCTTCTTGATTTAGGAACGTGCTTGTTACCTGAATACATGCACTCTGTTTTATTAGGAGTAGGAAGACAATTCATAcaattatgtacacaaaaaaataatgaaccTTGGagtttaaaaaactatatcaAAGATATTGAtaagtttttgttaaatattcgGCCACCACATTTTTTCAATCGGATGCCACGGCCTATAACAGATTGTAAGTTTTATAAAGCATCAGAATATTATaatctgattattttttactcacTACCAGCAATGGTAAATTATTGGCCAGATGAATATTTACAGCACTGGATTCTTTTTGTTAagggattatttattttgcttcaagaaaatattaaaacatgtgATCTTGagaatgcaaaaattttactaagaCTATTCGTTAAACAAATTGAAAGGTTATACGGCGATCGTCAGTTAACATATAATGTCCATCAGCTTTTGCACCTGCCACTTGTAGTTGAACGATGGGGCCCTCTATGGGCTACCTCAGCTTTtccttttgaaaatttcaatgGATTTCTTGCAAAGTGTGTTCATGGCACGAAACATTTTGGCCAAGAaatgataaacaatttaagaatCGCTCAAGGTGTACAAATATTGAGAAGTCAAGTTAATGTTACCAAATTATCTAAGGATAAAAAAACATCGTTACTTGGTAAAGGTATGACCATTAACGATTCTGAgagagaattattaatttcttacaatGTGATCAACTTGCATAGTTTAGTCATTTATGTTCAAGCGAAAATAGAAAACGAAATTTACACATCAAcgatgtacaaaaataatagaacaaaCAGTTATACGGtacaattgaatttaatagaTAACTCTATTGTATATGGTGCTATAAGATTTTTCTTCAAGAtggataatatattatgttttgtaATCAACTGTTTTACTGTTGAgcattgtaaaatgttttatcatcCAAAGGAACACGTAAAAATAGATCATATTATACCTATtaaagagaataataattcattgcttttgataaaaacaaatttgataaGATCCATGCAACACGTTATAAGAGTCGGTGACTACATTTGTAAACGACcaaatcgtttaaaaaaaaaattgtagatatCAATCACAATTTGTATATATCTATgtaatacttataattatgtaaaagatatatgctataataaatatctaatattctTTCATTGGTTCATTTTATTCTCATTAACTGAGGGCATATTAACACATTTGATTACcgtttacaaatttataatcattaaaGTGCCAcgtaaacacacacacatacgtgcGCGCGGACACACATTGCGCagcatgtgtatatatatgaatatatgtgtccgcgcgcgcgtatgtgtgtgtgcatcTGCGGGACActtaaatgatttattagtGAGCGGTGGttaaatgtgttttatatatatgtatatatatatatatatatatatacgatctgattatatatagaGATAGATAATCATATATACTAGAGAGCGTCcaagatgcgcacagtaacaaacggatacCACCAATCACATTGCTG is part of the Monomorium pharaonis isolate MP-MQ-018 chromosome 2, ASM1337386v2, whole genome shotgun sequence genome and encodes:
- the LOC105834482 gene encoding uncharacterized protein LOC105834482 isoform X1 encodes the protein MPVRKQGGESNRFVDYQEVPVTMGFTHRPARKSTEAHRALELLEDYHAKLTRPQDKQLRLAIERVIRIFKSRLFQALLDDKQKLKDEMKKVRASMNRKIPAKSSPNVVMNTSNRSRKNPRRDLPSNNLKNKKKAKIDPVKKKMVNPNTKFNKQYSSESDLSIVSEDEINFKDNRQEATLSSADNWSPTSLSNSPPKNLSNSSLKNVITTPSEQSENSIVDEMPKQKLPQERLPRQILEYHEELEDDEFDNLDDDEQLFGPNFDDSMVHLQNNIFCKRKVLRYALSSSSQATHIARKLLDGVFKKEALLKCTFTGQPGRAQIKCRQEVVEPMHQRAKNAIIQYSKKIAEKKHWTVNSTDNIKKSMTQKLVEIKLQERKNRA
- the LOC105834482 gene encoding uncharacterized protein LOC105834482 isoform X2, yielding MFLIECSADNSLLILEENYAICDVGTVKSGDIIKFVYNKKIYDGKILMHSDDKQKLKDEMKKVRASMNRKIPAKSSPNVVMNTSNRSRKNPRRDLPSNNLKNKKKAKIDPVKKKMVNPNTKFNKQYSSESDLSIVSEDEINFKDNRQEATLSSADNWSPTSLSNSPPKNLSNSSLKNVITTPSEQSENSIVDEMPKQKLPQERLPRQILEYHEELEDDEFDNLDDDEQLFGPNFDDSMVHLQNNIFCKRKVLRYALSSSSQATHIARKLLDGVFKKEALLKCTFTGQPGRAQIKCRQEVVEPMHQRAKNAIIQYSKKIAEKKHWTVNSTDNIKKSMTQKLVEIKLQERKNRA